gtggtgttctcagatagcacctggaaggtcacaaaaggggcattggtactagctcggggtaagaaaactggtacactttatatgactactggtttaattgacactattgctactaccgttgtagagagcacagcagatttgtggcattgtaggcttggccatatgagtcagaagggcatgacggaacttctgtctagaggcaagctaccagaactgaagacagttgatctcggtatgtgtgagagttgtgttatggggaagcaaaagaaggtcagcttcttgaaaagtggcaggacgccaaagacaggaagacttgatcttgtgcacacagatgtgtggggtccttctccagttgcatctcttggaggttctcgctactatgttacgttcattgatgaccatagtagaaaggtatggatttattttttgaaacataaatctgaagtatttgatgttttcaaaatttggaaagccatggttgagacagagacaggcttgaaactgaagtgtttgaggtctgacaatggtggtgagtatgttgatggcgggttcaaggagtactgtgcagctcagggtatcagaatggagaagaccattcctgggacaccacagcaaaatggagttgctgagtgtatgaacaggaccattaatgagcgtgctagaagcatgaggttgcacgctggactaccacccactttctgggcagatgcagtcagcactgccgtttatttgataaacagagggccatcagttccactggattgtggattgcctgaggaggtttggagcgggaaagaggttaagttttctcaccttaaaacctttggttgtctttcttatgtgcttgttgattctgatgctcgcagtaagcttgaggctaagtcaaagaaatgctatttcattggctatggagacgaggcatttggctatcgtttctgggatgatcagggtcggaaaatcataagaagcaggaatgtgattttcaatgagaaaatgatgtacaaggataagtcgagtacagttcctgcagtagctcctcaggagtccgagtttgtaggattggatgacctaccagaggtcacagtgcagtgtagagatgagagtgacggggagagtgggtccagtacacccattcctattattccgcaagcagtttcagaaccgtctactcctacagttgcaattcgcaggtcagttaggactatacgtcccccacagcgtttctcacctactttgaattacattctgttgacagatggtggagaaccgcagagttatgaagaaaccttgcaagatgagaattctagcaagtgggagctggccatgaaagacgagatggattccttgctaggaatcagacatgggagttgacagaacttccatcagggaagaaggcattacacaacaagtgagTGTAcagggtgaaaactgagcatgatggcagtaagaggtacaaggctagacttgttgtaaaaggctttcagcaaaagcagggtatcgactactctgagatcttttctcctgtggtaaagatcacaactatcaggatggtactggctatggttgccactgaagatctatttcttgagcagttagatgtgaagacagcttttcttcatggagaccttgaagaagacatctacatgcaccagcctgaggggtttgtggtacagggaaaggaaggttcagtttgcagactgaagaagagcttgtatggcctgaagcaagctcctagacagtggtacaagaaatttgacaactttatgcacagtgcagggtatattagatgtcaggcagatcactgttgctatgttaGGCATTTTggcaattcttacattattttgctgttgtatgtggatgacatgcttattgcaggggctagtattgatgagattaataatctgaagaagcagatgtcagagcactttgcaatgaaggatttgggagctgcaaagcaaatccttggcatgagaattgtcagagacagagtcagaggtacgttgagactctcacaggctgagtatgtgaaaaaggtactcagcaggttcaacatggacaaggccaaaccagttggcacacccttgggaagtcacttcagactcagcaaaaatcagtcaccagagtcagaggaggaacgagattacatgagtaaggttccttatgcctcagccattggttcacttatgtatgctatggtttgcacaagaccggatattgcccatgcagtgggagttgtgagtagatacatgagtaacccaggaaagcaacattgggaagcagtgaagtggattttgaggtacctaaagggttcctcagaaacctgtttatgtttctctggagagagcttggaggtgcagggctatgttgatgctgatttagctggagatattgacagcagaaagagtaccacgggctttgtttatacacttggtggtactgcagtgtcatggggttctaatttacagaaaatagtttctttgtctacaacagaagctgagtatattgcagtgtcagaggctgcaaaggagatggtatggctacaaggcttcttggaagaattgggtaagaagaatcagaaaggcactctctacagtgacagtcagagtgccatattccttgccaagaatccagcattccattccaggaccaagcacattcagatcaggtatcacttcatacggtcattgttagatgacggacagttgttacttgaaaagatatgtggaagcaagaaccctgctgatatgttgacaaagggtgttacgcttgagaaactgaagttgtgcgcaacttcagttggtcttctagaatgaagacaggagcagtgagttgcagaggtggaggatatcatggtTGAGGAAGACGgagatacagcgagtgtaccagtctccaagtgggagaattgttgagtaatgtggagtctggtccacaccgctcgagcggaggcattggccgctcgagcgaagtcaggcagagtcgaacactcgatgttggctcgacagtgagttcgagcaggaggagttcgctcgagcggaggcattggccgctcgagcgaaatcaggcagagtcgaacgctcgacgtcagctcgacagtgggctcgagcgggatgcggaagggaagttcgctcgatgcgcgctcgacacgccgctcgagcgaacatgcgatttagggattccgccgtttgaactataaatatgatttttgcctcttaagtctgtaacagagcagctacgaaaacactgtggatgaacagtgttgtgacccatcttgtagtgtgattcctcaataataaaaatcctctgcagctcccgtggacgtaggcaatttgccgaaccacgtacatcttgtgtcgtgtgtgattgcgtgtgtgatcgttttctcattcggtgttatttttcaattcattgtcatcgtttcaCACAACAAGCTTTGTCATCATTAATCAATCCAAATCTCACGATCCTTCTGCTTATCCAAAGGTCTCCTCTTGGACGCTGGAAGGAGACAATCGTGATTGCTGCTTATGGGATGGAGTTGAGTGCGATGAAGACACAGGTCATGTCATTGGCCTCGACCTCAGTAGCGGTCGTCTCTATGGTTCTCTTGTTCCCAACAGCAGCCTTTTCCGCCTTGTTCACCTTCAAAGCCTTAATCTCGCCTACAATCACTTTAACTACTCCCAAATCCCGTCCCAGGTAAGTAATCTTTCAAGACTCGCGTATCTCAATCTCTCTGCTTCTATGTTTTCGGGTCAAATTCCATCACAAATTTCACAATTATCACACTTGTCATCCCTTGATCTGTCCGACAACTATGATATCTATTCTGGAAAACAGTTTTTGAAACTCGAGTCTGGCATAATAAGCCTAGTTGGAAATTTGACTCGCCTACAAAGGCTTCATTTAAACTATGTGAACATAAGCTCTGTGGTGCCTCGTATCTTGGCAAGTTTGTCATCTTTAACGTCCATCCATCTTCAATATTGTGGATTGCAAGGAAATATTCCAGTAGGCATATTTAAGTTACCAAATTTGAAGGTTCTTGATGTGGCTTACAATGAAGGTCTCACTGGTTATTTGTCTGAGTTCACATGGAGTAGCCCCCTTGAGGTATTGAACCTCGCATACACAAGTTTTTTAGGTGAGATACCCACTTCAATAGGAAACCTGGGCTCCCTGAAAAAGTTGGATTTGTGGAGTTGCAAATTTTCGGGGTCCATTCCCTCTTCACTTGGTAACCTCACAAGCCTCATTTATCTTGAGATTTCAAATAATTCTTTCGTGGGTAAGATCCCATCATCAATTGGAAATCTAACACAACTCACTTACCTTTCTCTACGCTATAACCTACTTGACGGAGAAATTCCTTTCCCTCTAATGAATCTCACAAAGTTAACTTCATTAGAACTCGGGAACAACAACCTTCAAGGTCGAATTCCAGATTCAATCTTTAATCTCAAGAATCTTAAATACCTTGATCTTGCTAGTAACACCTTTAGTGGCAGTGTGGAGTTTGGCAAGTTTGTTAAGCTCAAATatttaactattttgattctaTCGAATAATCAAGTATCCGTACTTATCGAAGATGCCAGTGCCAATGCGAGTCTGCCAAAGTTTCAGTTTTTGGGATTATCTTCGTGCAACTTGAACAAGTTTCCAGATTTCGTAAAAAATCAAGATCGATTAGTGTGTTTAGATCTGTCCAACAACAAAATCCATGGCATGGTACCGGAATGGATCTGGGACACGAGCAAATTGAGTCTTGAGTTTCTTTGCCTTTCGAAAAACTTTATAACAAGCTTGGGTCAACATCCAAGGCCTCTTCCATGGACTCGTCTTCTTGGTTTGGACCTCAGGTCTAATTTGCTTCAAGGGTCGCTTCCCATTCCACCAGCCACCATTTCTCATTATTATATTTCAAAGAACTCACTGACTGGAAATATTTCGGAATTGATTTGCAGTCTCACTTCTATTCAAGTCCTTGATTTGGCAAATAACAACTTGAGTGGTTCACTTCCTAGATGTATGCAAAACTTTGGTGCTTCTGTCTCAGTGATTGACCTGCAAAGGAACAAATTTCGAGGAAGCATTCCACAAACATGGACACAAGGAACCAAGTTAAGGATAATCAATTTCAGACAGAACAGATTCCAAGGACCTTTACCAAGATCTTTGGCCAAGTGTATGATGTTGGAGGTTGCTGACTTCAGTAACAACAAATTGCATGATATATTTCCCTCTTGGTTGGAAAATCTTCCAAATCTGAAGGTTCTCAATTTGCGCTCAAACAACTTCCACGGTCAGATAGGAGCATCGAAAGCCGGCTATAAGTTTCCCAACTTGCGAGTCATTGACCTTTCCCACAATGGTTTTACTGGGAAACTGCCATTAGAAATTTTTGGAAATTGGAAGCCTGGTGAAGTTGCTAATTCACATAGTTTGTCATATATCCAAGTAAACTCATTACTCATCTATCGTACAACAAAGATATTTGTGTAATTCTTGGCTCTATGATTATAATTACACCATGACAATGACAAATAAGGGAATCGCTATCTTTTACGAGAAGGTCCAAGAATTATTGAAAGCCATTGATATCTCGAGTAACAGATTTGGTGGAGAAATTCCAGAATCCATTGGAAATTTAAGGGGGCTTCATTTTCTCAATCTTTCTAATAATGTTCTCACAGGCCACATCCCACCATCCTTAGCAAATCTTACAGAGCTGGAATCATTAGACCTTTCTAAAAACAACTTGTCTGGGGAGATCCCACAGCAACTAACACAACTGACCTTCTTGGGATTTTTCAATGTTTCAAACAATCTTCTCACAGGACCTATACCACAAGGAGACCAGTTTGGTACATTTGGAAACAGTTCGTATGAGGGGAATTCAGGGCTATGTGATAGACCGCTCTCCAAGAACTGTGAGGATTCCAATGCTTCACCAGCACCTCCTTCATTAATCCCTGCAGATCAAAGTCAAGAATCGGGATCTCTATTTCAGTTTGGTTGGGAAATTCTTGTGGTAGTTGTGGTAGGTTATGCATCTGGACTAGTTGTTGGAGTGACAATTGGGCATATTGTGATTACAAAAAAACTTGATTGGTTCATGAACATCTTTGGAATAAAGCAGCTGGCAAGATGAAGGATGATTTTgatttgtttatggttttatttaTACCTGTGTTTTGGGTTTTCTTTAGTATTTGTAACTCCtaggttttttcttctttttttttttttaagcggTTGCATCATCTCATGTGTAATCATGTGTTTgctctttttttaatagaaaaatactttagctataaagtgattacataaaagtaatatcACAAATTATCGTAGCTTGATGTGGTTTGTctgattgtaaagttactttttgtAAAATAGATTTGACGGATCACATGAaaccacattaatttataagattatttttaagtaATCCTTTTTGTGACTGTAGAGctctttaaataatattgtttcgGGCatgtttcatatataatttcctgtgtgaaatttataattaatgaaaTTCTGTTAGAAGTTTCACAAATATCAATTGACGTCCCACTTGCATGTTCTCCCTCAATCAATCTCGATCA
This is a stretch of genomic DNA from Carya illinoinensis cultivar Pawnee chromosome 3, C.illinoinensisPawnee_v1, whole genome shotgun sequence. It encodes these proteins:
- the LOC122305481 gene encoding putative receptor like protein 25, whose product is MTMTNKGIAIFYEKVQELLKAIDISSNRFGGEIPESIGNLRGLHFLNLSNNVLTGHIPPSLANLTELESLDLSKNNLSGEIPQQLTQLTFLGFFNVSNNLLTGPIPQGDQFGTFGNSSYEGNSGLCDRPLSKNCEDSNASPAPPSLIPADQSQESGSLFQFGWEILVVVVVGYASGLVVGVTIGHIVITKKLDWFMNIFGIKQLAR
- the LOC122305007 gene encoding receptor-like protein 7; this translates as MVFGTLSNYLTVLNQLVVNESSKRSETLKAMSKGIQIHHDRSHGTVGLSQRAYVEKILSRVGIQNCAFGDVPIAKVSSWTLEGDNRDCCLWDGVECDEDTGHVIGLDLSSGRLYGSLVPNSSLFRLVHLQSLNLAYNHFNYSQIPSQVSNLSRLAYLNLSASMFSGQIPSQISQLSHLSSLDLSDNYDIYSGKQFLKLESGIISLVGNLTRLQRLHLNYVNISSVVPRILASLSSLTSIHLQYCGLQGNIPVGIFKLPNLKVLDVAYNEGLTGYLSEFTWSSPLEVLNLAYTSFLGEIPTSIGNLGSLKKLDLWSCKFSGSIPSSLGNLTSLIYLEISNNSFVGKIPSSIGNLTQLTYLSLRYNLLDGEIPFPLMNLTKLTSLELGNNNLQGRIPDSIFNLKNLKYLDLASNTFSGSVEFGKFVKLKYLTILILSNNQVSVLIEDASANASLPKFQFLGLSSCNLNKFPDFVKNQDRLVCLDLSNNKIHGMVPEWIWDTSKLSLEFLCLSKNFITSLGQHPRPLPWTRLLGLDLRSNLLQGSLPIPPATISHYYISKNSLTGNISELICSLTSIQVLDLANNNLSGSLPRCMQNFGASVSVIDLQRNKFRGSIPQTWTQGTKLRIINFRQNRFQGPLPRSLAKCMMLEVADFSNNKLHDIFPSWLENLPNLKVLNLRSNNFHGQIGASKAGYKFPNLRVIDLSHNGFTGKLPLEIFGNWKPGEVANSHSLSYIQVNSLLIYRTTKIFV